From one Rhizobium lentis genomic stretch:
- a CDS encoding sn-glycerol-3-phosphate import ATP-binding protein UgpC, which translates to MAAIELIDLKKNYGPVPAVKGINLTVADGEMIVLVGPSGCGKSTLLRMIAGLEAISSGHLRIAGSEVGHVDPADRDIAMVFQNYALYPHMTVRQNLEYGLKNRRVPRHEIDRRIADAADILEIGEFLERRPRQLSGGQRQRVAMGRAIVRNPAAFLFDEPLSNLDAKLRLQMRVEIRRLQRQLKTTSLYVTHDQLEAMTLADRLVVMNGGRIEQVGTPIEVYRRPETVFVAGFIGSPPMNLVCLDELGPCTLALPRETNLIGIRPGAIKLGKGAADDLGFDANVELIETVGDENNVHLRIDGTDKRLVASVPSDQRLREGDRVTCYVGIDGLHPFNTATGRRTD; encoded by the coding sequence CGACCTGAAGAAAAACTACGGACCGGTTCCCGCGGTAAAAGGGATCAATCTTACCGTCGCAGACGGGGAAATGATCGTATTGGTCGGGCCATCGGGATGCGGAAAATCCACCTTGCTGCGGATGATTGCCGGTCTCGAAGCCATAAGCTCGGGGCATCTCAGGATTGCCGGAAGCGAGGTCGGTCATGTCGATCCGGCCGACCGCGACATTGCGATGGTCTTCCAGAACTACGCGCTCTATCCGCACATGACCGTTCGGCAGAATCTCGAATACGGGCTCAAGAACCGCCGCGTCCCTCGCCATGAGATTGATCGGCGGATCGCTGACGCCGCCGACATTCTGGAAATCGGCGAATTCCTCGAGCGACGCCCCCGTCAGCTCTCGGGCGGACAGCGCCAGCGCGTTGCCATGGGCCGCGCCATCGTCCGCAACCCCGCCGCCTTCCTCTTCGACGAACCACTATCGAACCTGGATGCGAAGCTTCGCTTGCAAATGCGCGTCGAAATCCGCAGGCTGCAGCGGCAGCTCAAGACGACAAGCCTCTATGTCACGCACGACCAGCTCGAGGCGATGACGCTCGCCGACAGGCTGGTCGTCATGAATGGCGGTCGGATCGAACAGGTGGGGACACCGATCGAGGTCTATCGCCGTCCTGAAACCGTCTTTGTTGCCGGCTTCATCGGTTCTCCGCCGATGAACCTTGTTTGTCTCGACGAACTCGGCCCATGCACGCTTGCGCTTCCCAGAGAGACGAATCTCATTGGGATCCGACCTGGCGCAATCAAACTCGGCAAGGGTGCGGCGGACGATCTCGGCTTCGACGCCAACGTCGAATTGATCGAAACGGTCGGCGACGAGAACAATGTGCATCTGCGCATCGACGGCACTGATAAGCGCCTCGTGGCCAGTGTCCCCAGCGATCAGCGTTTGCGGGAGGGCGATCGAGTGACGTGTTATGTCGG